The following are from one region of the Georgenia sp. M64 genome:
- the mnhG gene encoding monovalent cation/H(+) antiporter subunit G, with translation MTWEGVADVAGAVLLVLGSTLTLVAAYAVFFLQDLLSRMHAATKPQVLGLVLMLGGVALSVREPVLVWTLVLVVAFQLITAPISAHMVGRAGYRTGKVDGAGLVVDELTEDLRASRRRTEGAREAEADERARGAAGDGAGQDAPGTDG, from the coding sequence ATGACCTGGGAGGGTGTCGCCGACGTCGCGGGGGCGGTGCTGCTCGTCCTGGGCAGCACCCTCACCCTCGTGGCGGCCTACGCCGTGTTCTTCCTCCAGGACCTGCTCTCCCGCATGCACGCCGCCACGAAGCCGCAGGTGCTCGGGCTGGTGCTCATGCTCGGCGGGGTCGCCCTGTCCGTGCGGGAGCCGGTCCTGGTGTGGACGCTCGTGCTCGTCGTCGCCTTCCAGCTCATCACCGCCCCCATCTCGGCCCACATGGTCGGCCGGGCCGGGTACCGCACCGGCAAGGTCGACGGGGCCGGGCTCGTGGTCGACGAGCTCACCGAGGACCTGCGTGCCTCCCGCCGCCGGACCGAGGGTGCGCGCGAGGCCGAGGCGGACGAGCGGGCCCGCGGCGCCGCCGGCGACGGTGCCGGCCAGGACGCCCCCGGGACCGACGGGTAG
- a CDS encoding DUF4235 domain-containing protein translates to MDIGWKIVSTGAVLAAGVATNKLVDVGWKLVTGHEPPTDEDDPGVRAWEVFAFTVVSGAILGLMRHYAMRGASKFYGGPVEKRVDKV, encoded by the coding sequence ATGGACATCGGCTGGAAGATCGTCAGCACCGGGGCGGTGCTCGCGGCGGGCGTGGCGACCAACAAGCTCGTCGACGTCGGCTGGAAGCTCGTCACCGGGCACGAGCCGCCCACGGACGAGGACGACCCCGGCGTGCGCGCCTGGGAGGTCTTCGCGTTCACGGTCGTCTCAGGCGCCATCCTCGGCCTCATGCGCCACTACGCCATGCGCGGGGCGAGCAAGTTCTACGGTGGTCCCGTCGAGAAGCGGGTGGACAAGGTCTGA
- a CDS encoding bifunctional 3'-5' exonuclease/DNA polymerase has product MEVLLAAGQGGTRLVVRPDGHGPAPAGGPAVLDAEGLPDAVRALERERPRWVWADTATTYPALLHAGVRVERCHDLRLCHAILRGAGALPPEESAWDAVAAPGPDPDAATLFDDAAAATVGVEEVLAEHHRQQVALAGSDGGRLRLLLAAESAGALVAAEMTHDGLPFDPARHDEMLTAVLGPRPGPGARPGALEALAGQVRDLLGAPSLNPDSPTDLRHALRGAGLEVRTTRKHELAALDHPVVAPLLEYKRLARLLAANGWTWMEAWVAPADAPGRRARFRPAYVPGGVVTGRWAARGGGALQLPHQVRGSVVADPGWRLVVADAAQLEPRVLAAMSRDEAMARASRAGDLYQALVDEGVAETRAGAKVAMLGALYGATTGEAGLLMPRLQRTYPRATRVVEEAARSGERGEVVRTWLGRTSPVPPPQWHRVQRRASEGDADDVDRRRAGAVARDWGRFTRNFVVQGTAAEWALAWLADLRLRLRRIDGGAPHLVFFLHDEVVVHSPEAAAAEVATAVRAAATAAGRLLFGDFPVDFALDVTVVGSYDEAV; this is encoded by the coding sequence GTGGAGGTCCTGCTCGCCGCCGGCCAGGGCGGCACCCGCCTCGTGGTCCGTCCCGACGGGCACGGGCCGGCGCCGGCCGGCGGACCGGCGGTCCTCGACGCCGAGGGGCTCCCGGACGCGGTCCGCGCCCTGGAGCGCGAGCGGCCCCGGTGGGTCTGGGCGGACACGGCCACGACCTACCCGGCGCTGCTGCACGCCGGGGTTCGGGTCGAGCGCTGCCACGACCTGCGGCTGTGCCACGCGATCCTGCGTGGCGCCGGCGCCCTGCCGCCCGAGGAGTCGGCGTGGGACGCCGTCGCCGCGCCCGGGCCGGACCCCGACGCCGCCACCCTCTTCGACGACGCCGCCGCCGCCACGGTGGGGGTCGAGGAGGTCCTCGCCGAGCACCACCGCCAGCAGGTCGCCCTCGCCGGGAGCGACGGCGGCCGCCTCCGGCTGCTCCTCGCCGCGGAGTCCGCCGGGGCGCTCGTCGCTGCCGAGATGACCCACGACGGCCTCCCGTTCGACCCCGCGCGCCACGACGAGATGCTCACCGCCGTCCTGGGCCCGCGCCCCGGGCCGGGCGCCCGACCCGGGGCCCTCGAGGCGCTCGCCGGGCAGGTGCGGGACCTCCTCGGCGCCCCGAGCCTCAACCCCGACTCCCCCACCGACCTGCGGCACGCCCTGCGCGGGGCCGGCCTGGAGGTCCGTACCACCCGCAAGCACGAGCTCGCGGCCCTCGACCACCCCGTCGTCGCGCCGCTGCTGGAGTACAAGCGGCTCGCCCGCCTGCTCGCCGCGAACGGCTGGACGTGGATGGAGGCGTGGGTGGCTCCGGCCGACGCCCCCGGGCGCCGCGCGCGGTTCCGGCCAGCGTACGTGCCCGGCGGTGTCGTCACGGGCCGGTGGGCGGCCCGCGGCGGCGGGGCGCTGCAGCTCCCGCACCAGGTGCGGGGCTCGGTGGTGGCCGACCCGGGCTGGCGCCTCGTCGTCGCCGACGCCGCCCAGCTCGAGCCGCGGGTGCTCGCCGCGATGTCGCGCGACGAGGCCATGGCCCGCGCCAGCCGTGCCGGCGACCTCTACCAGGCGCTCGTCGACGAGGGGGTGGCCGAGACGCGCGCCGGTGCCAAGGTGGCGATGCTCGGTGCGCTGTACGGGGCCACGACCGGCGAGGCCGGCCTGCTCATGCCCCGGCTCCAGCGCACCTACCCCCGCGCGACCCGGGTGGTGGAGGAGGCGGCGCGCTCGGGCGAGCGCGGCGAGGTCGTGCGCACCTGGCTCGGGCGCACCTCCCCGGTCCCGCCCCCGCAGTGGCACCGCGTGCAGCGCCGGGCGAGCGAGGGCGACGCCGACGACGTGGACCGGCGCCGTGCCGGCGCCGTCGCCCGCGACTGGGGTCGCTTCACCCGCAACTTCGTCGTCCAGGGCACGGCCGCCGAGTGGGCGCTGGCCTGGCTGGCGGACCTGCGGCTGCGGCTGCGGCGCATCGACGGCGGGGCCCCGCACCTGGTCTTCTTCCTCCACGACGAGGTGGTGGTGCACAGCCCCGAGGCAGCCGCGGCCGAGGTCGCCACGGCGGTCCGCGCCGCCGCGACCGCGGCCGGCCGGCTGCTGTTCGGGGACTTCCCGGTCGACTTCGCCCTGGACGTCACCGTCGTGGGCTCCTACGACGAGGCGGTCTGA
- a CDS encoding cupin, protein MTDLSALAAEHLAAATASPRGRSAQLVTNDGPLRQSVIALRGGEQIAEHNAPAAATLQVLLGTVRLTGGPQDVELTAGSLAPVPHARHGVDAVTDAVVLLTTVSG, encoded by the coding sequence ATGACCGACCTGTCCGCACTCGCCGCCGAGCACCTCGCCGCCGCCACCGCCTCCCCGCGCGGGCGAAGCGCCCAGCTCGTGACCAACGACGGGCCGTTGCGCCAGAGCGTCATCGCCCTGCGCGGCGGCGAGCAGATCGCCGAGCACAACGCCCCGGCCGCGGCCACCCTGCAGGTCCTGCTCGGCACGGTGCGGCTCACCGGCGGGCCGCAGGACGTGGAGCTGACGGCCGGCTCGCTCGCCCCGGTGCCCCACGCCCGGCACGGTGTCGACGCCGTCACCGACGCGGTGGTGCTCCTGACGACCGTCAGCGGCTGA
- a CDS encoding VOC family protein: protein MTSAIGAIAIDAHDPSLVARFWAAALGWEVVESSPELVGIAPPGGGAGIDVIAVPEPKTVKNRLHLDLRADGSTQAAEVERLLALGARRADVGQGPDVSWVVLADPEGNEFCVLSRSVQDVAAEEGGTA from the coding sequence ATGACCAGCGCCATCGGAGCCATCGCCATCGACGCCCACGACCCCTCGCTCGTGGCCCGGTTCTGGGCCGCCGCCCTCGGGTGGGAGGTGGTGGAGTCCTCGCCGGAGCTGGTGGGCATCGCCCCGCCGGGCGGCGGCGCGGGGATCGACGTGATCGCCGTGCCCGAGCCCAAGACGGTGAAGAACCGCCTCCACCTCGACCTGCGCGCCGACGGCTCCACGCAGGCGGCGGAGGTCGAGCGGCTCCTGGCCCTCGGCGCCCGGCGGGCCGACGTCGGCCAGGGCCCGGACGTCTCCTGGGTCGTCCTCGCGGACCCGGAGGGCAACGAGTTCTGCGTCCTGTCCCGCTCGGTCCAGGACGTCGCCGCCGAGGAGGGCGGCACAGCGTAG
- a CDS encoding DUF4921 family protein yields the protein MLLPHPAGSGPITRMADGTIKQVSPLTGTEVWTVPGRAHRPLGVAAADPAPLDPAAHGRHCAFCHLRYLDTPPEKSRLVRSGTTWETLRELPADQLGRTVAEFRRIPNLFEILSLDYWHVNYGYEVPEAVTARTRAYLADETGREHVLAVLRARLLAGGLTPAQWDAMGTDERLAHAGGLFGGGHDVVVARRHFVDGATHDDQLAASGTLTPEEHHRYTAFTVEAMRSLYAANRYVRYVAVFQNWLRPAGASFDHLHKQLVAIDERGRQTEMELERLRTNPNLYNEVAVNYAGYANLVVAENDHAVAFAGFGHRYPTLEVYSKSPRSEPWEQTEEEVRGMSDLLHACHAATGTPVPTNEEWHHRPADVDMAMPWRVMLKWRVSTLAGFEGGTKINLNTIDPYSLRDMVVPRLYALRDAGVVAPVRIATECPCRPNSLHYGRGGF from the coding sequence ATGCTCCTTCCCCACCCGGCGGGGTCCGGACCCATCACGCGCATGGCGGACGGCACCATCAAGCAGGTCAGCCCGCTCACCGGCACCGAGGTCTGGACCGTCCCGGGCCGGGCCCACCGGCCCCTCGGCGTGGCGGCGGCCGACCCCGCCCCGCTGGACCCCGCCGCGCACGGGCGGCACTGCGCCTTCTGCCACCTGCGCTACCTCGACACCCCGCCGGAGAAGTCCCGCCTCGTCCGGTCGGGCACCACGTGGGAGACGCTGCGCGAGCTGCCCGCCGACCAGCTCGGCCGCACCGTCGCCGAGTTCCGCCGGATCCCCAACCTCTTCGAGATCCTCTCCCTCGACTACTGGCACGTGAACTACGGCTACGAGGTCCCCGAGGCGGTCACCGCCCGCACGCGGGCGTACCTCGCCGACGAGACCGGCCGCGAGCACGTCCTGGCGGTCCTGCGCGCCCGCCTGCTCGCCGGCGGGCTGACGCCCGCGCAGTGGGACGCCATGGGCACGGACGAGCGCCTGGCGCACGCCGGCGGTCTGTTCGGCGGCGGGCACGACGTCGTCGTCGCTCGTCGGCACTTCGTCGACGGCGCCACCCACGACGACCAGCTCGCCGCCTCCGGCACGCTCACCCCCGAGGAGCACCACCGGTACACCGCGTTCACCGTCGAGGCGATGCGCTCGCTGTACGCGGCGAACCGGTACGTCCGCTACGTCGCGGTGTTCCAGAACTGGCTCCGCCCGGCCGGCGCCTCGTTCGACCACCTGCACAAGCAGCTCGTGGCCATCGACGAGCGCGGACGCCAGACCGAGATGGAGCTCGAACGGCTGCGCACCAACCCCAACCTCTACAACGAGGTGGCGGTGAACTACGCCGGCTACGCGAACCTCGTCGTCGCGGAGAACGACCACGCCGTGGCGTTCGCGGGCTTCGGGCACCGCTACCCCACGCTCGAGGTCTACTCCAAGAGCCCGCGCAGCGAGCCCTGGGAGCAGACCGAGGAGGAGGTGCGCGGGATGTCGGACCTCCTGCACGCCTGCCACGCCGCCACGGGCACGCCCGTGCCGACCAACGAGGAGTGGCACCACCGGCCGGCCGACGTGGACATGGCCATGCCGTGGCGGGTCATGCTCAAGTGGCGGGTCTCGACCCTGGCCGGCTTCGAGGGCGGGACGAAGATCAACCTCAACACGATCGACCCGTACTCGCTGCGCGACATGGTCGTCCCGCGCCTCTACGCGCTGCGCGACGCCGGGGTCGTCGCGCCGGTGCGGATCGCCACCGAGTGCCCCTGCCGGCCGAACTCGCTGCACTACGGCCGCGGCGGGTTCTGA
- a CDS encoding MFS transporter produces the protein MGETVALRSAPGRRTVVAAVLGSGMAFLDGTVVNVALRRIGLDLGAGVEGLQWVVNAYMLTLASLILVGGALGDRLGRRRVFVVGVVWFAVASLACALAQSTGQLVAARALQGVGGALLTPGSLALVQGTIVRDDRARAIGIWSAWAGVSTVLGPLVGGWLVQALSWRWVFLVNLPLAVLTLLAVRAAPESVRGARRGFDVAGAALCVLGLAGITYALVERSLPAAVVGVLALGAFVGVERWSRVAMLPPDLFRSRAFTASNLVTFVVYGALGAVSLFLVLFLQVVGGYTPLAAGLATLPLTLLMLGLSARVGALSTRTGPRPLMVAGPAVAAAGVALLAGIPADPSYLRDVLPGVTVFGAGITLLVAPLTVTVLAAVPDDRAGIASGVNNAVARAASLLAVAALPALVGLSGDDNERPAALAAGYTAALWWCVGLLLAGAALATLVPARRRV, from the coding sequence GTGGGCGAGACCGTCGCGCTGCGCTCGGCCCCGGGGCGCCGGACCGTCGTCGCCGCCGTGCTGGGCTCCGGGATGGCCTTCCTCGACGGCACGGTGGTCAACGTGGCGCTGCGCCGGATCGGTCTCGACCTCGGTGCCGGCGTCGAGGGCCTGCAGTGGGTCGTCAACGCGTACATGCTCACCCTGGCCTCCCTCATCCTCGTCGGCGGCGCGCTGGGCGACCGCCTGGGCCGCCGGCGCGTCTTCGTCGTCGGCGTCGTCTGGTTCGCCGTCGCCTCCCTCGCCTGCGCGCTCGCGCAGAGCACCGGCCAGCTCGTGGCCGCCCGGGCCCTGCAGGGGGTCGGCGGTGCGCTGCTCACCCCGGGCAGCCTCGCGCTGGTCCAGGGCACGATCGTCCGCGACGACCGTGCCCGGGCGATCGGCATCTGGTCCGCCTGGGCGGGGGTCTCCACCGTGCTCGGCCCGCTGGTGGGCGGGTGGCTGGTCCAGGCGCTGTCGTGGCGGTGGGTCTTCCTCGTCAACCTCCCCCTGGCCGTCCTGACCCTGCTCGCCGTGCGCGCCGCCCCGGAGTCCGTGCGCGGCGCGCGCCGGGGGTTCGACGTCGCCGGCGCCGCGCTGTGCGTCCTCGGGCTGGCCGGGATCACCTACGCCCTCGTCGAGCGCAGCCTGCCGGCGGCGGTCGTCGGGGTCCTCGCCCTGGGGGCGTTCGTCGGCGTCGAACGGTGGTCGCGGGTGGCCATGCTGCCGCCCGACCTGTTCCGCAGCCGCGCGTTCACCGCCTCGAACCTCGTGACGTTCGTCGTGTACGGGGCGCTGGGTGCGGTGTCGCTCTTCCTCGTGCTCTTCCTCCAGGTCGTCGGCGGGTACACGCCGCTGGCCGCCGGGCTGGCCACGCTCCCGCTGACCCTGCTCATGCTCGGCCTCTCCGCCCGGGTGGGTGCGCTGTCGACGCGCACCGGGCCCCGCCCGCTCATGGTCGCCGGACCCGCGGTCGCCGCGGCCGGGGTCGCCCTGCTCGCCGGCATCCCCGCCGACCCGTCCTACCTGCGGGACGTCCTGCCGGGTGTGACCGTCTTCGGGGCCGGCATCACGCTGCTGGTGGCGCCGCTGACCGTGACCGTCCTGGCCGCGGTGCCCGACGACCGTGCGGGCATCGCCAGCGGGGTGAACAACGCCGTCGCGCGGGCGGCGAGCCTCCTCGCCGTCGCCGCCCTGCCGGCGCTGGTCGGGCTCAGCGGCGACGACAACGAGCGACCCGCGGCCCTCGCGGCGGGGTACACCGCCGCCCTGTGGTGGTGCGTGGGGCTGCTCCTCGCCGGTGCGGCGCTCGCCACCCTGGTGCCGGCGCGCCGGCGGGTGTGA
- a CDS encoding ABC transporter ATP-binding protein, producing the protein MRLRGVVVRYGATTAVDAVDLDVAAREVVALLGPSGSGKSSLLRAVAGLEPVAAGGITWAGREVTGVPVHRRGFGLMFQEGQLFPHRTVAGNVGYGLDGLPRARRAERVAELLELVGLAGYGDRSVATLSGGQAQRVALARALAPAPALLLLDEPLSALDRGLRERLTGELHEILRATGTTALYVTHDHDEAFTVADRVAVMVDGRLVQVDRPARLWRRPVNQEVAAFLGYGPFLPGQVRGAVVRTSMGEVPLPAAAPGEAPRPAAANVLVGLGPAALHVVTGEGWAGGDDVVVPVLATRFVRGRTEVDVALPGGERATALTTATEVGAQVQVRMDPDGVAVVPQTASS; encoded by the coding sequence CTGCGGCTGCGCGGGGTGGTGGTGCGCTACGGCGCCACGACGGCGGTCGACGCGGTGGACCTCGACGTCGCCGCCCGAGAGGTTGTGGCCCTGCTCGGTCCCTCCGGGTCGGGCAAGTCGTCCCTGCTCCGGGCCGTGGCCGGTCTCGAGCCGGTGGCGGCGGGCGGCATCACCTGGGCCGGCCGGGAGGTCACCGGCGTGCCGGTCCACCGGCGCGGCTTCGGTCTGATGTTCCAGGAGGGCCAGCTCTTCCCGCACCGCACGGTGGCCGGCAACGTCGGCTACGGTCTCGACGGCCTGCCGCGGGCCCGCCGCGCCGAGCGGGTCGCCGAGCTCCTCGAGCTGGTCGGCCTGGCCGGGTACGGCGACCGGTCGGTGGCGACCCTGTCCGGCGGGCAGGCCCAGCGCGTCGCCCTGGCCCGCGCCCTGGCGCCCGCGCCCGCGCTGCTCCTGCTCGACGAGCCGCTGTCGGCCCTCGACCGGGGCCTGCGCGAACGGCTCACCGGTGAGCTCCACGAGATCCTCCGTGCCACCGGCACCACCGCCCTGTACGTCACGCACGACCACGACGAGGCATTCACCGTCGCCGACCGGGTGGCCGTCATGGTGGACGGGCGCCTCGTGCAGGTGGACCGCCCGGCCCGGCTGTGGCGCCGACCGGTGAACCAGGAGGTGGCGGCGTTCCTCGGCTACGGGCCGTTCCTGCCCGGGCAGGTCCGCGGCGCGGTCGTCCGGACGTCTATGGGCGAGGTGCCGCTCCCCGCTGCCGCGCCCGGTGAGGCCCCACGCCCCGCGGCCGCTAACGTGCTGGTCGGCCTGGGCCCCGCCGCCCTCCACGTCGTCACCGGTGAGGGGTGGGCCGGGGGCGACGACGTCGTGGTCCCCGTTCTCGCGACCCGGTTCGTCCGCGGCCGCACCGAGGTCGACGTCGCCCTGCCCGGGGGCGAGCGGGCGACCGCCCTCACCACCGCCACGGAGGTCGGCGCCCAGGTGCAGGTGCGGATGGACCCGGACGGCGTCGCCGTCGTCCCTCAGACCGCCTCGTCGTAG
- a CDS encoding monovalent cation/H+ antiporter complex subunit F codes for MIAVYLFCSVALGLAGLLALLRIERGPSMLDRAVGLDVVTAATLGSVALVTAVTDRTDLVPVLLVLAVVGFVGAVTLARFVAVDRAEEARILTREELRAVLAQQQASDDDEAPPVHDPDAPASSASAPTTPDRDDMTDDGTVTATGAGEGTEPLPAEETPVGDVGRDR; via the coding sequence ATGATCGCCGTCTACCTCTTCTGCTCGGTGGCGCTCGGCCTCGCCGGGCTCCTCGCCCTGCTGCGGATCGAGCGGGGACCGAGCATGCTCGACCGCGCGGTCGGCCTCGACGTCGTCACGGCCGCCACGCTCGGCTCCGTCGCCCTGGTCACGGCCGTGACCGACCGCACCGACCTCGTCCCCGTGCTGCTCGTCCTGGCGGTGGTCGGCTTCGTCGGCGCGGTGACGCTGGCCCGCTTCGTCGCCGTCGACCGCGCCGAGGAGGCCCGCATCCTCACCCGCGAGGAGCTGCGGGCGGTCCTCGCCCAGCAGCAGGCCTCCGACGACGACGAGGCGCCGCCCGTGCACGACCCCGACGCCCCCGCGTCCTCCGCCTCCGCGCCGACCACGCCCGACCGGGACGACATGACCGACGACGGCACCGTCACGGCGACCGGGGCCGGTGAGGGCACCGAGCCGCTGCCGGCCGAGGAGACGCCCGTCGGCGACGTGGGGAGGGACCGATGA
- a CDS encoding thiamine ABC transporter substrate-binding protein: MTSTAGTTRTTVTLRTAATIGAVGLALAGCSLTAGERDEPAGGSTGGGELTVVTHDSFALSEELLADFEAETGYSLTFVAPGDGGALVNQLVLTKDSPLGDVVYGIDNTFAARAVDAGVLEPYTSPDLPDSAGEYVLDEALTPVDVGDVCVNVDHQWFADAGLPEPVTLEDLADPAYRDLLVVTNPATSSPGLAFLAATVGAFGDGWQDYWADLADNGVKVVEGWSDAYYVDFSGSEGAGPRPLVLSYASSPAAEVPEGGGDPRTGALLETCFRQVEHAGVIAGAENPEGARAFVDLLVSADVQADIPGQMFMYPVDTTAPLPEAWAAHAPLAEDPHDVPAEQIAAEREDWIAAWTEIVIG; encoded by the coding sequence ATGACCAGCACGGCCGGCACGACCCGCACCACCGTGACCCTCCGCACCGCCGCGACGATCGGGGCCGTCGGCCTCGCCCTCGCCGGCTGCAGCCTCACCGCGGGGGAGCGCGACGAGCCCGCGGGCGGGAGCACCGGCGGCGGGGAGCTCACCGTCGTCACGCACGACTCCTTCGCCCTCAGCGAGGAGCTCCTGGCGGACTTCGAGGCCGAGACGGGGTACTCGCTCACCTTCGTCGCCCCGGGCGACGGCGGCGCGCTGGTCAACCAGCTCGTCCTCACGAAGGACTCCCCGCTGGGTGACGTCGTCTACGGCATCGACAACACCTTCGCGGCCCGCGCGGTCGACGCCGGGGTCCTCGAGCCCTACACGTCGCCGGACCTGCCGGACTCGGCGGGCGAGTACGTCCTCGACGAGGCGCTCACCCCGGTCGACGTCGGCGACGTGTGCGTCAACGTCGACCACCAGTGGTTCGCCGACGCCGGGCTGCCCGAGCCGGTCACGCTGGAGGACCTCGCCGACCCCGCCTACCGCGACCTCCTCGTCGTGACCAACCCCGCCACGTCCTCGCCGGGCCTGGCCTTCCTCGCCGCCACCGTCGGGGCCTTCGGGGACGGCTGGCAGGACTACTGGGCAGACCTGGCCGACAACGGCGTCAAGGTCGTCGAGGGCTGGTCCGACGCGTACTACGTCGACTTCTCCGGCTCCGAGGGCGCGGGCCCGCGCCCGCTCGTGCTGTCCTACGCGTCCTCCCCGGCGGCGGAGGTGCCCGAGGGCGGCGGCGACCCGCGCACCGGTGCCCTGCTCGAGACCTGCTTCCGCCAGGTCGAGCACGCCGGCGTCATCGCCGGTGCCGAGAACCCCGAGGGTGCCCGCGCCTTCGTCGACCTCCTCGTCTCGGCCGACGTCCAGGCCGACATCCCCGGCCAGATGTTCATGTACCCGGTCGACACCACGGCCCCCCTCCCCGAGGCGTGGGCGGCGCACGCGCCGCTGGCGGAGGACCCGCACGACGTGCCCGCCGAGCAGATCGCCGCCGAGCGCGAGGACTGGATCGCCGCCTGGACCGAGATCGTGATCGGCTGA
- a CDS encoding iron ABC transporter permease, producing MTTTRPSWAGPLWALAAAVPLAFLAVFFAWPVLALVGRGFVADGGVDLGGFAEVFSRPRTWRILGLTLAQAVLGTAGSLLLGIPGAYLLYRTRFPGRAALRAFVTVPFVLPTVVVGVAFRSLLAEGGPLGFLGLDGTFTAIVLALVFFNYAVVVRTVGGMWERLDPRAEQAARALGASPARALRTVTLPALAPAIASAASVVFLFCATAFGVVLVLGGLRFGTIETEIWVQTTQFLDLRAAAVLSVVQLVVVALALGVAARTRAGQERALRLGAAAAAAHPLRVLERGPRGRWRPGPDLVPAGVTAVVVAGLLALPLVGLLVRSFRNPGGGWGLENYVNLGTTGGPGTLSVTVWEATANSLRVAVDATVLAVVVGTLVALVVSRRPRSRSGRRAVGVLDALFMLPLGVSAVTVGFGFLITLDRPPLDLRSSLVLVPVAQAVVAVPMVVRTVLPVLRAIDPRLREAAATLGAGPARVLATVDGPFLVRSLGLAVGFAFAISLGEFGATSFLSRPDRPTLPVVIFRLIGRPGAESYGMAMAAAVVLAVLTASVMALAERLRTAEATPW from the coding sequence GTGACGACGACGCGCCCGTCCTGGGCGGGACCCCTCTGGGCGCTCGCGGCCGCCGTGCCGCTGGCGTTCCTCGCGGTGTTCTTCGCCTGGCCCGTCCTGGCCCTCGTGGGCCGGGGGTTCGTCGCCGACGGCGGGGTCGACCTCGGCGGGTTCGCGGAGGTCTTCTCCCGGCCCCGCACGTGGCGGATCCTCGGCCTCACCCTCGCCCAGGCGGTGCTCGGCACGGCCGGCTCCCTGCTCCTGGGCATCCCGGGCGCGTACCTGCTCTACCGCACCCGCTTCCCCGGCCGCGCCGCGCTGCGGGCGTTCGTCACCGTCCCGTTCGTGCTGCCCACCGTCGTCGTCGGCGTGGCCTTCCGGTCGCTGCTCGCCGAGGGGGGCCCGCTGGGGTTCCTCGGCCTCGACGGCACCTTCACCGCGATCGTCCTGGCCCTGGTGTTCTTCAACTACGCCGTCGTCGTGCGCACGGTCGGGGGGATGTGGGAGCGGCTGGACCCGCGCGCCGAGCAGGCCGCCCGGGCGCTGGGCGCCTCGCCGGCCCGGGCGCTGCGCACGGTCACCCTGCCCGCCCTGGCCCCGGCGATCGCGTCCGCGGCGTCGGTGGTGTTCCTGTTCTGCGCGACCGCGTTCGGGGTGGTGCTCGTCCTGGGCGGCCTGCGGTTCGGCACGATCGAGACCGAGATCTGGGTCCAGACCACCCAGTTCCTCGACCTGCGGGCCGCGGCGGTCCTCTCGGTCGTCCAGCTCGTCGTCGTCGCGCTCGCCCTGGGGGTGGCCGCCCGCACCCGCGCCGGCCAGGAGCGGGCGCTGCGGCTGGGCGCCGCCGCGGCGGCGGCCCACCCCCTCCGGGTCCTCGAGCGGGGCCCGCGCGGGCGGTGGCGGCCGGGGCCGGACCTCGTGCCCGCCGGGGTCACCGCGGTCGTCGTCGCCGGACTGCTGGCGCTGCCGCTCGTCGGCCTCCTCGTGCGCTCCTTCCGCAACCCGGGCGGAGGGTGGGGCCTGGAGAACTACGTCAACCTCGGGACCACGGGCGGGCCCGGCACGCTGAGCGTCACGGTGTGGGAGGCGACGGCGAACTCCCTGCGCGTGGCGGTCGACGCCACCGTCCTCGCCGTCGTCGTCGGCACCCTGGTGGCCCTCGTCGTCTCCCGCCGCCCGCGGTCGCGGTCGGGGCGCCGCGCCGTCGGTGTCCTCGACGCCCTGTTCATGCTGCCGCTCGGGGTCTCGGCGGTCACGGTGGGGTTCGGCTTCCTCATCACCCTGGACCGGCCCCCGCTGGACCTGCGCTCCTCCCTGGTCCTCGTGCCCGTCGCGCAGGCGGTCGTCGCCGTACCGATGGTCGTGCGCACGGTCCTGCCGGTGCTGCGGGCGATCGACCCGCGCCTGCGCGAGGCCGCGGCCACGCTCGGCGCCGGCCCGGCCCGCGTGCTGGCCACCGTCGACGGGCCCTTCCTCGTGCGCTCCCTCGGCCTGGCGGTCGGGTTCGCCTTCGCCATCTCGCTCGGGGAGTTCGGGGCGACCTCGTTCCTTTCACGGCCCGACCGGCCCACCCTCCCGGTGGTGATCTTCCGGCTCATCGGCCGGCCCGGCGCGGAGAGCTACGGGATGGCCATGGCGGCCGCGGTGGTCCTGGCGGTGCTCACCGCCTCGGTCATGGCGCTCGCCGAACGGCTCCGGACGGCGGAGGCGACCCCGTGGTGA